From Solea solea chromosome 20, fSolSol10.1, whole genome shotgun sequence, one genomic window encodes:
- the usf2 gene encoding upstream stimulatory factor 2 isoform X1: MDMLEQSLDSSASHDKQESEEVVQLQEGEAVGAEEQTAVTIAGVSQAAFTDHNVQYQFRTENNGGQVTYRVVQVTDDQLEATADGSGAVSVVSTAAFAGAPQAVAQAVIQNPFSNGGSPGGETVGGETRFAYFPAAAVSDGTATAVSVQATADPTITQAGGQFYVMMSPPEVLQTTSPRSIAPRTHTYTADLGESEMLQHGSSNWKVDGPRAPRDERRRAQHNEVERRRRDKINNWIVTLSKIIPDCSVDSRTGASKGSILYKACDYIRELRQSNQQLQESCKEVERVKMDNELLRQQIEELKNDNALLRAQLQQHGIEVNGDSTPQ; this comes from the exons ATGGATATGCTGGAGCAGAGTCTGGACAGTTCGGCGAG tcacGACAAACAGGAATCAGAGGAGGTGGTGCAGTTACAGGAAG GGGAAGCGGTGGGGGCGGAGGAGCAGACTGCAGTGACCATCGCTGGTGTCTCCCAGGCTGCGTTCACTGACCACAATGTGCAGTACCAGTTTCGCACCGAGAACAATGGAGGACAG GTGACCTATCGTGTGGTTCAGGTGACAGACGATCAGTTAGAGGCTACAGCTGATGGAAGTGGAGCCGTTAGCGTCGTCTCCACCGCAGCGTTTGCTGGAGCCCCTCAGGCTGTGGCTCAG GCTGTTATCCAGAACCCCTTCAGTAATGGGGGCAGTCCTGGCGGGGAGACGGTGGGCGGAGAGACACGTTTTGCTTATTTTCCCGCCGCCGCCGTCAGCGACGGCACAGCCACGGCCGTGTCGGTGCAGGCCACCGCCGACCCGACGATCACACAGGCAGGAG GTCAGTTTTACGTGATGATGAGCCCCCCAGAAGTGCTGCAGACGACGAGCCCTCGCAGCATCGCACCGCGCACGCACACCTACACCGC AGACCTTGGTGAGAGCGAGATGTTGCAGCATGGCAGTTCAAACTG GAAGGTGGACGGTCCCCGAGCTCCTAGAGACGAGAGACGAAGAGCGCAGCACAATGAAG tggagagaagaagaagagacaaaaTTAACAACTGGATTGTTACGCTGTCGAAAATCATCCCTGACTGCAGCGTCGACAGCAGAACTGGAGCG AGTAAAGGAAGTATCCTGTACAAAGCCTGCGACTACATCCGAGAGCTGCGTCAGAGCaaccagcagctgcaggagagcTGCAAGGAGGTGGAGCGAGTCAAGATGGACAACGAGCTGCTGAGACAACAG ATCGAGGAGCTCAAGAACGATAACGCGCTGCTTCGAGCTCAGCTGCAGCAACACGGCATAGAAGTCAACGGAGATTCAACGCCACAGTGA
- the tekt2 gene encoding tektin-2, with protein sequence MSSLPAKPGLRLGVPEWSSNNQLLSATAQHERVISNLIRQEGRSLRNDTSCQTSWDERDTSHRLSDRIWGVARWREALEACAQKVDEEMDALTLCKEQSEQALAATATPLEVSTECLRLREGRRGCELVVDPVDEQLKKEVELIGRVQQVLQQHIDKAFEQLCVLQEARHQLTSDLQNKTDALDIDMSCLSLTTKSPQISLKINPTRIPSGSSTPQEWHQFSQYNVARAQEAMDVSQQLREDMSLTRAQLQNELEAQWRATEFALRKRNHHKEQAREELEWQIKKTEDEMAEMENDIQGLDADLQAKSASLKLAHTRLENRTNRPGMDLCRDEVQHGLVNEVHQLEATILALKQKLSEAQHSLQKMKLHHYHMLQDLSTKKEALNLEQRSMNTRNHLTSGTGTGTGKTPVLLVPLANSSGRSNLQLLAE encoded by the exons atgtcctcacttcctgcgAAGCCCGGCCTTCGCCTCGGTGTGCCAGAGTGGAGCAGCAACAACCAGCTGCTCTCTGCCACGGCTCAGCACGAGCGTGTGATCTCAAACCTGATCCGACAGGAAGGGAGGTCGCTACGCAACGACACCAGCTGCCAG ACGAGCTGGGACGAGAGGGACACATCCCACAGGTTGAGTGACCGCATTTGGGGTGTCGCTCGATGGAGGGAAGCTTTGGAAGCCTGTGCACAGAAAGTGGATGAAGAGATGGACGCTCTGACTTTG tgtaAAGAGCAGAGCGAACAGGCCTTGGCTGCCACTGCCACTCCTCTAGAGGTCAGCACCGAGTGTCTGAGGCTGAGGGAGGGAAGACGAGGGTGCGAGCTGGTCGTGGACCCGGTGGACGAGCAGCTGAAGAAAGAGGTGGAGCTGATTGGTCGAGTGCAGCAGGTTCTTCAGCAGCACATCGACAAGGCCTTTGAACAACTGTG CGTTTTGCAGGAGGCTCGGCAtcagctgacctctgacctccagaaCAAGACGGACGCTCTGGACATTGATATGTCCTGTTTGTCACTGACGACAAAGTCGCCTCAGATTTCTCTGAAGATCAACCCAACTCGCATTCCGTCTGG ttccTCCACCCCCCAGGAGTGGCACCAGTTTAGCCAGTATAACGTGGCTCGTGCTCAGGAGGCCATGGACGTGTCCCAGCAACTGAGGGAGGACATGAGTCTGACCAGAGCTCAG TTGCAGAACGAGTTGGAGGCTCAGTGGAGAGCCACTGAGTTCGCACTTCGAAAGCGCAACCACCACAAGGAGCAGGCCCGAGAAGAGCTGGAGTGGcaaattaaaaaa acTGAAGATGAAATGGCAGAGATGGAAAACGACATCCAGGGTCTGGATGCGGATCTGCAGGCAAAGTCGGCCTCCCTGAAACTGGCTCACACCAGACTGGAGAACAGGACCAACAGACCCGGCATGGACCTGTGCAGAGATGAG gttCAACACGGCCTTGTTAACGAGGTCCATCAGCTGGAGGCGACAATTCTGGCTCTGAAACAAAAGCTGTCTGAAGCTCA ACACTCCCTGCAGAAAATGAAGCTCCATCATTACCATATGCTGCAAGATCTTTCCACAAAAAAGGAAGCTTTAAACCTGGAACAACGAAGCATGAACACACGCAACCACCTCACGTCCGGCACCGGCACCGGCACCGGCAAAACCCCGGTGCTGCTGGTGCCACTCGCCAACTCCAGTGGGAGGAGCAACCTGCAGTTGCTAGCTGAGTAA
- the usf2 gene encoding upstream stimulatory factor 2 isoform X2, translating to MDMLEQSLDSSASHDKQESEEVVQLQEGEAVGAEEQTAVTIAGVSQAAFTDHNVQYQFRTENNGGQVTYRVVQVTDDQLEATADGSGAVSVVSTAAFAGAPQAVAQAVIQNPFSNGGSPGGETVGGETRFAYFPAAAVSDGTATAVSVQATADPTITQAGGQFYVMMSPPEVLQTTSPRSIAPRTHTYTAKVDGPRAPRDERRRAQHNEVERRRRDKINNWIVTLSKIIPDCSVDSRTGASKGSILYKACDYIRELRQSNQQLQESCKEVERVKMDNELLRQQIEELKNDNALLRAQLQQHGIEVNGDSTPQ from the exons ATGGATATGCTGGAGCAGAGTCTGGACAGTTCGGCGAG tcacGACAAACAGGAATCAGAGGAGGTGGTGCAGTTACAGGAAG GGGAAGCGGTGGGGGCGGAGGAGCAGACTGCAGTGACCATCGCTGGTGTCTCCCAGGCTGCGTTCACTGACCACAATGTGCAGTACCAGTTTCGCACCGAGAACAATGGAGGACAG GTGACCTATCGTGTGGTTCAGGTGACAGACGATCAGTTAGAGGCTACAGCTGATGGAAGTGGAGCCGTTAGCGTCGTCTCCACCGCAGCGTTTGCTGGAGCCCCTCAGGCTGTGGCTCAG GCTGTTATCCAGAACCCCTTCAGTAATGGGGGCAGTCCTGGCGGGGAGACGGTGGGCGGAGAGACACGTTTTGCTTATTTTCCCGCCGCCGCCGTCAGCGACGGCACAGCCACGGCCGTGTCGGTGCAGGCCACCGCCGACCCGACGATCACACAGGCAGGAG GTCAGTTTTACGTGATGATGAGCCCCCCAGAAGTGCTGCAGACGACGAGCCCTCGCAGCATCGCACCGCGCACGCACACCTACACCGC GAAGGTGGACGGTCCCCGAGCTCCTAGAGACGAGAGACGAAGAGCGCAGCACAATGAAG tggagagaagaagaagagacaaaaTTAACAACTGGATTGTTACGCTGTCGAAAATCATCCCTGACTGCAGCGTCGACAGCAGAACTGGAGCG AGTAAAGGAAGTATCCTGTACAAAGCCTGCGACTACATCCGAGAGCTGCGTCAGAGCaaccagcagctgcaggagagcTGCAAGGAGGTGGAGCGAGTCAAGATGGACAACGAGCTGCTGAGACAACAG ATCGAGGAGCTCAAGAACGATAACGCGCTGCTTCGAGCTCAGCTGCAGCAACACGGCATAGAAGTCAACGGAGATTCAACGCCACAGTGA